In Insulibacter thermoxylanivorax, the genomic stretch GCCGTGGATAAGATGGTCGCCGATTTCAACGAACAGCAGGATGATATCTTCGTAGAGGCGGTCTACCAGGGCTCCTATGATGAAAGCCTGAACAAGCTGCGCTCCAGCTTCGGCACTAAGGATGGTCCGACGATCGTTCAAGTGTATGAGATCGGCAGCCGCTTCATGATCGACTCGGGCATGATCCAGCCGATTCAGAAGTTCATCGATGCCGAAAACTATGATCTGTCGCAGTTAGAGGAAAATATTCTGGCTTATTACACCTTTGACGGAGAACTGTATTCGATGCCTTTTAACTCTTCGAATCCGATTCTGTACTACAACAAAGACATGTTCCGAGAAGCCGGCCTTGATCCGGAGCGCCCGCCCAGAACCTACTCAGAAGTAGAAGAGACCGCGCGCATCTTGACCAAGGATGGGAAATACGGCGTATCCTTTGCGCTCTACGGCTGGTTCATGGAACAATTCCATGCCAATGCCGGGGCGGAGTATGTTGATAACGGCAACGGAAGGCATGCGCTGGCGGAGACTTCGCTCGTCGACGGGGAAGCGGGCGTGAAGACCATGGAGTGGTGGAAGCGTATGATCGATGAAGGAACAGCGCTGAATCTCGGCCGGCGCACTTCGGATACACGGGCTGCTTTTGCCGCAGGGCAGGTGGCGATGACCCTGGACTCCACGGCAGGCGTGCGCGGCTATGTCGATGCCGTCGGCGGCAAGTTCGAAGTGGGCACCGGCTTTCTGCCGCGATTGGATGGGGCGGAAGGCGGCGGCGTGATTATCGGCGGCGCCAGCTTATGGATGTTGAACGATCGACCGGAAGAAGAGCAGCAGGCGGCGTGGGAGTTTATGAAATTCCTTGCCTCGCCGGAGCAGCAGGCTTACTGGCACGTAAGCACGGGATACTTCCCAATAACCAAGGCGGCTTATGACCTGGATCTGGTCAAGGAAAATGCAAGAGA encodes the following:
- a CDS encoding ABC transporter substrate-binding protein produces the protein MKSIRTLFMFTAAVMMLMLAACGGGVQEMEASSQGKEVQAGLGGENKEAKGASSKRPIKVSFWHSMGGAAGEAVDKMVADFNEQQDDIFVEAVYQGSYDESLNKLRSSFGTKDGPTIVQVYEIGSRFMIDSGMIQPIQKFIDAENYDLSQLEENILAYYTFDGELYSMPFNSSNPILYYNKDMFREAGLDPERPPRTYSEVEETARILTKDGKYGVSFALYGWFMEQFHANAGAEYVDNGNGRHALAETSLVDGEAGVKTMEWWKRMIDEGTALNLGRRTSDTRAAFAAGQVAMTLDSTAGVRGYVDAVGGKFEVGTGFLPRLDGAEGGGVIIGGASLWMLNDRPEEEQQAAWEFMKFLASPEQQAYWHVSTGYFPITKAAYDLDLVKENAREFPQFVTAVEQLHASEINTATQGAVMGVFPEARQIVETAMEEIVNGAKSPQDALSAAAAEITEKIRQYNSTVN